Proteins from a genomic interval of Longimicrobiales bacterium:
- the sprA gene encoding cell surface protein SprA — MRYCVSGLLLLGSLLAGPSLHAQQRPAVGIALDPTPLELPAFRIAPLDALFVTKPFATWLDEWTSATRALLAREERERLLSNRTASRQELADIHAAAARLARLEAAEIAPPAAADSLPPDSLAAQRDSLRFLPPLPEPRRRMGEPDILSGVIGDRADLGVQIRGMANMGGAWSRVSPCDPSVQFTCKPGMFPELRPDIEFGIRAGGTVSDRVHVDIDYDQTREFDAANNINVYYQGLQDEILQRVEFGDVSIRLPTSSYLTRGVPAGNFGLMAAAQVGPLEVQTVFAQQKGDVSTKEFRLGTGGQAGVEQDAEIVVDDADYVQGQFFFLVPPSDLAQAPHIDVLGLQGADAPPSVRPGVGAGIQIYRDERLGGQSAGQPGYFLAEATPPTGTERHTGTFRRLVQEQDYFIHASGLWIMLRSPLRADEALAVSFVTETGDTVGYMNAESAPAGVTPRLRLLRGPVATHQPGSGTWEMELHQVYRLDSSSDVDLNQVELTISLGAVAGGQTFRDVAGGRIPLLRFFGLDEESPADRIDEAQIFQPARDGFGTSTGTSIGGTYIVFPTLRPFAEPGPVPSEQLSAADVALELGADANNAIYEEVDPVNRAASARFQLNLKYRVKVDGVVSSFSLGAFGLREDSERLYLGNRRLERGIDYNIDYEIGTVSLTDPQALFATSPGAELRATWEQKPLFSIAPTSVFGTAARYAVGTRGELNFVGLYQAEQSLMSRPQLGVEPGTAFLGGVSGRFDLGGALLDRALGGMRSTRPSAVSLTGEVAFSMPNPNREGQAYLDDFESADEVALGLRRQDWKLGSAPQSTQGDGGMLPFVMDATTAAPLVWQHDFYQDGGVRGALMASTQIDRGINVFGTDRPEQVMWLTFGRGPGQSPLPPPTDDRRWRSMTTLLSTTGRDMSRSEYLEFYVSAGDQEPLALIFDIGTVGEDAFYVDSLGNTNGVYADGRTWGLGELDEEARLVDREVWGTDRDRMGLWDQECLAEPNVVYPFGDPRANCTRGNGRQDTEDLNGNGILDADDGQYFRYVVRLDEASEYLVRDTAATGTVFRLYRIPLRTGDPVNGASDATWRFIRHLRMTIAGEPQTTRVMSVARMRIVGSRWTKRDVHGVRRGLLENEPGLGAGITEVRVGPVSAVTDGAAYRPPPGVGERAQDPNQQFDRNGIEINEKSLRLAYSDLDAGDRAEVYYRYPQQPRNLLTYRELRLWVVPREGSWGPDGDERFTVRIGSDPQNFYLYQSRLTPATGDRPVTATDWMPEIVIDFQQWFTLKAQAEQLLIERGPSPTGVDTVWSADSTYAIVLQDRARAPNLAAVRELVFAVYNGGATPTSGEVWINDMRIGVPDREMGAAGNIALNMNAGDFVSANVTLSNQGPLFRQLNENPSYVSGSSLSFGADARLDRILPARWGLDMPLSVTHTQTAQTPTFLSQTDVQADRLPGLREAGSGVTRVGLRISKRTPSPNPFVSILLDGSALRFAYTTSDNRSITSTSEASGFSGDYTYRRDLAPRTFTAVPGVIETVLRAIAPERVENSAMFSRLVGSQFRWSPAAISFGSSYNDQMSRSYRYDRILALPGDTSINAIESPRQGLRNDAQLTLRPFAPLSLSVGVASVRDLLDAERSSTRPLELDALNRARSSLGGMDVGWERSRNLSSTLTYRPEITSWLRAEYTYTSRYGTDRNPSYLELTAQGADTTAEMQRRFEGQRQIGRRFTLQLPGLARAMGLDTTGIASRLLRRIEVVDLNWRSTLSSQFERQSFLPGYGYQLGFGSLDSYTYMGADTASRAQQRGEFRAASGLRIIGSLRLDMSYHDADTEVFDARGGARLQREVGWPKAALQWRPQQVHERFGGFITSFSTTAGIERIERTTDYTGQENQLRGATELRFPFSISVGLPRAFLATYRGSYSTGETLDPTGGAESGGLQQDLSLSATIPAGPLAGRLDGPISATLTFSQQGQRQCRYTMIAEAEGCIAFLDFGTRSANLFVESRIREITVGMQGNYVARQNHVGTRNTSSQFQLGFYGRFNVDAGRLPDRFR; from the coding sequence GCCGCCAGGAGCTGGCGGACATCCACGCGGCCGCGGCCCGGCTCGCGCGGCTCGAGGCGGCCGAGATCGCGCCGCCGGCCGCAGCGGACTCGCTTCCGCCCGATTCCCTTGCCGCACAGCGCGACTCGCTCCGCTTCCTGCCGCCGCTGCCGGAGCCGCGGCGGCGCATGGGCGAGCCGGACATCCTGTCCGGCGTGATCGGCGACCGTGCCGATCTCGGTGTGCAGATCCGGGGCATGGCCAACATGGGCGGTGCGTGGTCGCGCGTCAGCCCGTGTGATCCGAGTGTCCAGTTCACCTGCAAGCCCGGTATGTTCCCCGAGCTGCGCCCGGACATCGAGTTCGGCATCCGCGCGGGCGGCACCGTGTCCGACCGCGTGCACGTCGACATCGATTACGACCAGACGCGCGAGTTCGACGCGGCCAACAACATCAATGTGTACTATCAGGGTCTCCAGGACGAGATCCTCCAGCGCGTCGAGTTCGGCGATGTCTCGATCCGCCTGCCGACGTCCAGCTACCTGACGCGCGGTGTGCCCGCGGGGAATTTCGGGCTGATGGCCGCCGCGCAGGTCGGCCCGCTAGAGGTGCAGACGGTGTTCGCGCAGCAGAAGGGCGACGTCAGCACGAAGGAGTTCCGTCTCGGCACCGGTGGCCAGGCGGGTGTCGAGCAGGACGCCGAGATCGTTGTCGATGACGCCGATTACGTGCAGGGCCAGTTCTTCTTCCTCGTCCCGCCATCGGACCTGGCGCAGGCGCCGCACATCGATGTTCTCGGTCTCCAGGGCGCGGACGCGCCGCCGAGCGTGCGGCCGGGCGTCGGCGCCGGGATCCAGATCTATCGCGACGAGCGGCTGGGCGGGCAGTCCGCCGGTCAGCCCGGCTACTTCCTGGCCGAGGCCACGCCGCCGACGGGTACGGAGCGCCATACCGGCACGTTCCGCCGGCTGGTGCAGGAGCAGGACTACTTCATCCATGCGAGCGGTCTCTGGATCATGCTGCGCTCGCCGCTGCGCGCGGACGAGGCGCTCGCTGTGTCGTTCGTCACGGAGACGGGTGACACGGTCGGATACATGAATGCGGAGAGCGCGCCGGCCGGCGTGACGCCGCGCCTGCGCCTGCTGCGCGGCCCGGTCGCCACGCATCAGCCGGGCTCGGGCACGTGGGAGATGGAGCTGCACCAGGTCTACCGCCTCGACAGCTCGAGTGACGTGGACCTGAACCAGGTCGAGCTGACGATCTCGCTCGGCGCCGTCGCAGGCGGTCAGACGTTCCGCGACGTGGCGGGTGGGCGTATCCCGCTGCTCAGGTTCTTCGGCCTCGACGAGGAGTCGCCGGCCGATCGCATCGATGAAGCGCAGATCTTCCAGCCCGCGCGCGACGGCTTCGGCACCAGCACGGGCACGTCGATCGGCGGCACGTACATCGTGTTCCCGACACTGCGTCCATTCGCGGAGCCGGGGCCCGTACCGAGCGAGCAGCTGAGCGCGGCGGACGTGGCGCTCGAGCTGGGCGCGGACGCCAACAATGCGATCTACGAGGAAGTCGATCCGGTCAACCGCGCGGCGTCAGCGCGGTTCCAGCTGAACCTCAAGTATCGTGTGAAGGTGGATGGCGTGGTGTCTTCGTTCAGCCTGGGCGCGTTCGGCCTGCGCGAGGACAGCGAGCGACTCTATCTCGGCAACCGTCGGCTGGAACGCGGCATCGATTACAACATCGATTACGAGATCGGCACCGTGTCGCTCACCGACCCGCAGGCGCTGTTCGCGACGTCGCCGGGCGCGGAGCTGCGCGCGACGTGGGAGCAGAAGCCGCTGTTCAGCATCGCGCCGACCAGCGTGTTCGGCACGGCCGCACGCTATGCGGTGGGCACGCGCGGCGAGCTCAACTTCGTGGGTCTGTACCAGGCCGAGCAGTCGCTGATGTCGCGGCCGCAGCTCGGTGTCGAGCCGGGCACGGCGTTCCTCGGCGGTGTGAGCGGCCGGTTCGACCTGGGCGGCGCACTGCTCGACCGCGCGCTCGGGGGCATGCGCAGCACGCGACCGTCCGCTGTGTCGCTGACGGGTGAGGTCGCGTTCTCGATGCCGAACCCGAACCGCGAGGGCCAGGCCTACCTCGACGACTTCGAGAGCGCCGACGAGGTAGCGCTCGGGCTGCGGCGGCAGGACTGGAAGCTCGGCTCCGCGCCGCAGAGCACGCAGGGCGATGGCGGCATGCTGCCGTTCGTCATGGACGCCACAACGGCCGCGCCGCTCGTGTGGCAGCACGACTTCTATCAGGATGGCGGTGTGCGCGGCGCCCTGATGGCGTCGACGCAGATCGATCGCGGCATCAACGTGTTCGGCACGGACCGTCCCGAGCAGGTGATGTGGCTCACGTTCGGACGCGGTCCCGGTCAGTCGCCGCTGCCGCCGCCGACGGACGACCGGCGCTGGCGCTCCATGACGACGCTGCTTTCCACCACGGGACGCGACATGTCGCGTTCGGAGTACCTGGAGTTCTACGTCAGTGCCGGCGACCAGGAGCCACTCGCGCTGATCTTCGACATCGGTACGGTGGGCGAGGACGCGTTCTACGTGGACTCGCTCGGCAACACGAACGGCGTGTATGCCGACGGCCGCACGTGGGGCCTGGGCGAGCTGGATGAGGAAGCGCGCCTGGTCGACCGCGAGGTGTGGGGCACCGACCGCGACCGGATGGGCTTGTGGGACCAGGAGTGTCTTGCGGAGCCGAACGTGGTGTATCCGTTCGGCGATCCGCGCGCGAACTGCACGCGCGGCAACGGCCGGCAGGACACGGAAGATCTGAACGGCAACGGCATCCTGGACGCGGACGACGGTCAGTACTTCCGCTATGTCGTGCGCCTGGATGAAGCGAGCGAGTACCTGGTGCGTGACACGGCCGCGACGGGCACCGTGTTCCGGCTGTACCGCATTCCGCTGCGCACGGGCGATCCGGTGAACGGCGCGAGCGATGCGACGTGGCGATTCATCCGGCACCTGCGCATGACGATCGCCGGCGAGCCGCAGACGACGCGCGTGATGTCGGTCGCACGCATGCGCATCGTCGGATCGCGCTGGACGAAGCGCGATGTGCACGGCGTGCGGCGCGGCCTGCTCGAGAACGAGCCCGGTCTCGGCGCCGGTATCACCGAAGTGCGTGTCGGTCCGGTGAGCGCCGTGACGGATGGTGCGGCGTACCGTCCGCCGCCGGGCGTGGGCGAGCGCGCGCAGGACCCGAACCAGCAGTTCGACAGGAACGGCATCGAGATCAACGAGAAGAGCCTGCGCCTGGCGTATAGCGACCTCGATGCGGGCGACCGCGCGGAGGTCTACTACCGGTACCCGCAGCAGCCGCGCAACCTGCTCACTTACCGCGAGCTGCGGCTGTGGGTAGTGCCGCGCGAGGGCAGCTGGGGGCCGGACGGCGATGAACGCTTCACCGTGCGCATCGGCAGCGACCCGCAGAACTTCTACCTGTACCAGTCCAGGCTGACGCCCGCGACGGGTGACCGGCCGGTGACGGCGACCGACTGGATGCCGGAGATCGTCATCGACTTCCAGCAGTGGTTCACGCTGAAGGCGCAGGCGGAACAGCTGCTGATCGAGCGCGGGCCGAGCCCCACGGGCGTCGATACGGTGTGGAGCGCGGACAGCACGTACGCGATCGTGCTGCAGGACCGCGCGCGCGCACCGAACCTGGCCGCGGTGCGCGAGCTGGTGTTCGCCGTGTACAACGGTGGCGCGACGCCGACGTCGGGCGAGGTCTGGATCAACGACATGCGGATCGGCGTCCCGGACCGCGAGATGGGCGCGGCGGGCAACATCGCGCTCAACATGAATGCGGGCGATTTCGTCAGCGCGAACGTGACACTGTCGAACCAGGGACCGCTGTTCCGTCAGCTGAACGAGAACCCGAGCTACGTGTCGGGCTCCAGCCTGTCGTTCGGCGCGGACGCGCGGCTCGACAGGATCCTGCCCGCGCGCTGGGGCCTGGACATGCCGTTGTCGGTGACGCACACGCAGACCGCGCAGACACCGACGTTCCTGTCACAGACGGACGTACAGGCCGATCGGCTCCCGGGCCTGCGCGAGGCCGGGTCCGGCGTCACGCGCGTCGGCCTCCGCATCAGCAAGCGCACGCCGAGCCCGAACCCGTTCGTGAGCATACTGCTCGACGGCTCGGCGCTGCGGTTCGCGTATACGACATCGGACAACCGCTCGATCACGTCGACCTCGGAGGCCAGCGGTTTCTCCGGCGACTACACGTACCGGCGCGATCTGGCGCCGCGCACGTTCACCGCGGTACCGGGGGTCATCGAGACGGTGCTCCGTGCGATCGCACCCGAGCGCGTAGAGAACAGCGCGATGTTCTCGCGGCTGGTCGGCTCGCAGTTCCGGTGGAGTCCCGCCGCGATCTCGTTCGGCTCGTCGTACAACGACCAGATGTCGCGCTCGTATCGATACGACAGGATCCTCGCGCTGCCGGGCGACACGAGCATCAACGCCATCGAGTCACCGCGGCAGGGCCTGCGCAACGATGCGCAGCTGACGCTCAGGCCGTTCGCGCCGCTCAGCCTGAGCGTCGGTGTGGCGAGCGTGCGCGACTTGCTCGATGCCGAGCGCTCATCGACGCGGCCGCTGGAGCTGGACGCACTGAACCGCGCGCGCTCGAGCCTCGGCGGCATGGATGTCGGCTGGGAGCGGTCGCGCAACCTGAGCAGCACGCTGACCTACCGTCCGGAGATCACGTCCTGGCTGCGTGCGGAATACACGTACACGTCGCGCTACGGCACGGACCGCAATCCGTCCTATCTCGAGCTGACGGCCCAGGGTGCGGACACGACGGCGGAGATGCAGCGCCGCTTCGAGGGGCAGCGCCAGATCGGCCGACGCTTCACCCTCCAGCTTCCCGGCCTCGCCCGCGCGATGGGTCTCGACACGACCGGCATCGCGTCGCGACTGCTGCGGCGCATCGAGGTCGTCGACCTGAACTGGCGCAGCACGCTGTCATCGCAGTTCGAGCGCCAGTCGTTCCTGCCCGGGTACGGCTACCAGCTGGGGTTCGGCAGCCTGGACAGCTACACGTACATGGGCGCGGACACGGCATCGCGCGCGCAGCAGCGCGGCGAGTTCCGTGCGGCGTCGGGTCTCCGCATCATTGGCAGCCTGCGGCTCGACATGAGCTATCACGATGCCGATACGGAAGTGTTCGACGCGCGCGGCGGCGCGCGGCTCCAGCGTGAGGTCGGCTGGCCCAAGGCGGCGCTGCAATGGCGGCCGCAACAGGTGCACGAGCGGTTCGGCGGCTTCATCACGTCGTTCTCGACGACGGCCGGCATCGAACGCATCGAGCGCACGACCGACTACACCGGACAGGAGAACCAGCTGCGTGGCGCGACCGAGCTGCGCTTCCCGTTCTCGATTTCCGTCGGTCTGCCGCGCGCGTTCCTCGCGACGTATCGCGGCTCGTATTCGACGGGTGAGACGCTCGACCCCACGGGCGGCGCGGAGTCCGGCGGATTGCAGCAGGACCTGTCGCTGTCGGCGACGATCCCGGCCGGACCGCTGGCCGGTCGACTGGACGGCCCGATCTCGGCGACCCTGACATTCTCGCAGCAGGGTCAGCGGCAGTGCCGCTACAC